The region TGGGCACTGTGTGGTTGATCTTAGCTCAAAACTCCAGGATTTTCATCTTGCTTGTCTCAGCATGAGATCTTGGGCCCCACAGAAATTCATAGCTTGCAGGATGACTGTTGGGTACTTGACGGTACTCCAGGTATTTAAGCTTCACTAGATCTTGAGTGATAAGCTTCCTGGGTTCCCCAAAAATGAAATGCTTCTTTCCATCATATATTTTCATCTTATTCAGGAATTCCCAGATCTTTTCCTCAGTGGCACAGTTTCCTCTCAGGGATATCATACCTAGGAGATTCATTAACAGGCTAGTCTTGGGAAATCCCCTGCCTCTACTCACAGTGCCATTGTAGGGGAGATCCATTTTGCTGACGAGGATGTATGAATGCTTTGTAGAGTCCACTTCCTTTAAGTCTACACCGAAAACCACCTCTATGTTGAAAGAAGCTTGAATGAGGATCTCAAAGAAGCGCTTCCTATGCTTTTTGGTGATCATCTTCATCATGTCTACTTTCAGAATGGGTCTCTTCATTTTATACATGTGCATCATGTACTTCACCACCATGAGAACTGTCCTGATTAGAGAGCTCTGCGGGCGCTTTACAGTGGAGGCTGAAGCCTGGGAAGAATGCTGTTTTCTCTTAATTCTGTAGTTATCTCCTTCATTTGCTCTTGTAGGAGAACCAATGTTAAACTCAATGGTAGAAAGAGCTCTCTGCTAGCCTACAAGCTAATTTTGTATGGGTAATAACTCTCATATAAGGAGAAGGTGGAGAGGGAAATCCTTCCTCCTCTGTTGCAGGGGCCTGAGCACTCTGGAGATCCTGGATCCTACCTTCAGTCTCGTGGCATTTTTCTTGGCCTTGGAGCTTACTCTTCTGATCCCGAGGCATGGTGATCTTGTTCAGAGTATAGGCTAGCAAGCCAGTGATGCAGTCACCTAGAGAGAGAATGGGATTGCATAAGCACCTTcagcatagacacagacacaactCTTGGCTTTAAGGAGACCACCTTTGCAGGATTCTGTGAAAGTACCACCCTAAGAACTCAGTTGGCCCTTGTTCTGATTATCCTATCCTCTGATAACCCTGTGGCACTAAATAAAGTGTGTGTTTCCACTGCAGcctgctaccactgcctggtgtgcACTGGGAATGCAAGTGATGGTGGCAGGCTTAATTCTGGTGGACCCCTTTCCTCAGGCGATAGAAGATCTCTGATCTTCAATGCCAATGAAATTTTCAGATCAAATTGTAAGCCATGCCTGGGCTCCTTCCTTGTGCTGCAGTAAATTTTAGTTACTTCACCAAATGTCCTCATTCCCTTCATTGGGCCCCTAAGATGAAATCAAAGAACACCTGAGCCCTCAATACCTTCCCCAGCTAACTCAGTTCTAAAAGCTGACACGGGCTCACTGGCTGTTCTGTTAGACACTACCCTTTTTGAGGCTTTCTGTGCAAAACTTAGTGTGACAGGTTTACTGGGCCCACACAGGGTTAGAGTAACCCCATAGAGGACAGATGAGGATGGAACTGGTCTTCTAAATCCAAAGTCAGGGTACTAAACTTAAATCCAGGTGACTCCTAGGGTatttttccctttcattcttcCAAGGTTTGGCATCACAAGAGAAATGAGAATGACCTACATCCTGCCACTTTTGCCCAAGGTTTCCCCATACTGACAACAGGGGTGTGTTGTTAAGGAACCTCACTATTATAGAAtccattttctttaggtcctcaaCATATCAGGTGGAGCCAGGGATTCTTGCTGTTCTCACTTGAATAATGTAAACTTGAAAGGAAGAGTCAACCTTCCTCAGTCACCATTAGAAATAATAATTTCAAGCCTCAATGGGCCAACCTCTGGAAAGATTCTCAGGTGTGACAGGACATACAGGGATCTCTGAGACTCCCTATTTTGGAGAATGTGTCCTTTAACTCAGAGTTTCTCAACTGATTTTGCCCTCCCTTGCAGAACCAGTAGCCTACCCATTACCATCCAATTTTGCTGTTTTCTGTGACTCTCCAGGCACAAATGATGGATACTTCAATTGTGGAATTCTGCCTACTGAATTATTTCTCTGCATCCTAGGATCCCTCCTGCCGCCTATATAAGTTCACTAGCCACAAgcattttcctctctttccttggtGTTCTGAGTGAAAATTCAGATACACTACAAAAGAGAAAAGCTTTCTCTGGGTCCCCACAGGACTGAAAATAGAGTTGGGTCTTTTGAcgtctttttttaaagagtgcaATGGTAGACCCAAAGATACCTCACTATACTGACTGAAGTCCCTTAGCCTCCAAAGGAAGCCACAAGCTCCCCAAGAGTAGGCAAGACTCACAGCCCAAGCCTCTCATCCAAGCAGGGGGCAAAGATTTGTGCGAAGCCTTCTTTAGGGAACAATTCCTCTACTCTCATCCTCCCAAGGGCCTCTCAGCTTTACTATTGTTTTCAACAATAACTCCCTTTACCAGAACTGGGGTCCCCACCATTTTACTCCATTAGGCTATTTGCTGTTGTTACCTTCCAGGAAGAAACTCCTGTACATGGGCTTAAGAAAGTGGATTCAGTGGAGCAAGAATCCTCCCTATAAGGACTCAAGGCTTCCACCATCAAATATAGCGTTCACCTTTCTTAGTTCTTACACCAAAAGTCTAGATGTGTATAAACTAAACTGCTAACACCAGACCAATaaaaaagaggatttttttatacacccacccccccacacaccactcCTCCACATGACAACGCTATAAATCCCTTGTATTACTGTCCTGAACCACAGACCTCCTAAACGAAGTTTTCGCCTCCCTCAGTCAGCAGATAGGACCAGCACAAGCACAAGCCTGCAGCCCTCTCTCGGTTAACTGGACCTAGGCAAACGATGCCCCTCTCAGTCAGCTGTTAGGACCTGTGCATGTGCACTTTTCCTTATGTCCGTTGATAGGCACCCCCTGTTGGAGGTTCTTAGGTCTGACAGCAGGGACTGAATAGCCCCTCCCTAGTTTGGGGGAAATTTCTCTCATCAGTATTCGGGGTACCCCAGCTATACTGTTTTTGACCAAGACTTCTCTCTTGTAAATCTGGGGCTCATAACACCCTATTAGGTTACTTGTTGTGACCTTCAAGACAGATCTGGGGAGGACATCAGAAACGTACTGTGCTGACTCAACAGAGTggattctttgtttgtttgtttgtttgtttgtgtttttgagacagggtttctctgtagctttggaacctgtcctgcaactagctctgtagaccaggctggcctcaaactcacagagatctgcctgcctctgcctcccgagtgctgggattaaaggtgtgcgccatcacagcTCTGCAACAGAGTGGATTCTAAGACTCCCGtgttccctcccccccacccccgcattgAGTCTTCATTtgaaaaaggttttatttatgtttagtattttaatttaaaatttatttagtttatatcatgtgtatgagtgttttcctgcaggtatgtgtactatgtgcatgtATGGAAGTGACACACAGCCATGAACctccatatgggtcctgggaaacaaacctgggtcctttgccagagcaacaaatgctcttaactgatgagtcatCTATCTAGCCCTTTATGGAAGTGTTCCTAAGTACCTCATCTATGTATTCTATTTCAATTCCTTTAGGCACAGACTTTAATGAGTATGTGGTGGCTTTTATTAATACTGTTAATAATACTATATTGTATAATGAAACTCCCTGAGACCTTTGGGcatatttgaaagaaaagggaTTAGTGGATACAAGGAAGGTCTTTCAGGCAGGTGATGATTCAGTCTCttgcagttatttttttaaaaaaaaaaaaaaaacagtttctcatgtagcccagactagcctcaaactcgctGACCCTAAATTCTttatccccctgcctcttccttttcagtgctaggattacacatGTCTTTCACCACACCTACTAggtcttattttttcttcattcatttatttgtattcttagCATACAGTAAGTGTAAAAAGGTCTCAAGGCATTGTCACACGTTATATGTTAATACTTATGAACCCCATTTCCAGGTGTTAGCCACTATTCCTATTGTCTTCTTTTTCCCAATTACTCTTTCTCTTacctttaagaatttttttaaatatatatttttcatatgaaataatGAAGTTATTTGATTTTTTGGAAAAGATTGTGGTACTTGAAATCAGGATCTCCAGTGCCATATACCTTCCTGCAAATGACATGATTTTTTGAAGCCTTCAGACATCACCTATCTATACAATCCTATAActcttaaatatattatttatttttattcatacttCACAGTGAACAGGTATTTCTGTTTCATGTTTTTAATCATtgcactcaggaaggagaggtaGGAGAATTTCACAGACTTTGAAGTCAGCCTAGTTTGGTAGTGTATGATGTTTGTTCTAAAGTGAAATgagcacatagaaaaaaaatctcacccatTTATTTTGGTGATCTTACTGCTTTCACTGAATATTATATTCAGTAGTTTGAATATAGACTGTTTATCTGTTTTGCCAGGAATTTCTTGTCAGGGAATATATGTGGAGTAGGTCTCTCTGTAACATACTTCATATTCtgaggtggtggtgatgtggcattcccctctgtatgctatgatgtgttttattactattggttattaagatgttttggccaatggcttagtagagtaaagccaggtgggaaaaataaacacagatataGAGAGCAGTCAGGgtcaaagagatgtcatgtagctgcctaaggagaaggacacactggaaccttagtaaacttactggtaggccacagcctcgtggcgatacatagattgatagaaatgggttaagatgtaagaactagctaggaatacatgATAGTGATTTACCAAGcggtattgtaattaatataattttgtgtgattattcgggtctgggaggATAGGAAATGAACAAagagtctccatttacagaatggcacccaccgTCTGGGGCAttgatccacataagacctgaaaaagctttttaaaaaagaggactTCTAGACCTACAAGAACAGGAactaagcacagcttcttggtagctgcattttttttcagatagattctgtttgctggtggcaagtaGAGGAATActtctttaagagaagtcttcctgacccagtgttagcagcaaaaaaaaaaaaaaaaaaaaaaaaaaaaaaaatgcatggcttctttaaggtCTGGCTTCCTTAAGGAAGAATGACAGAATTAAACTACAAACTTGCTACTAGGGTCCAGGTTACTTGTCAGTTATGGAAGAACACGAGTTACTATCTGAGCCATCCCCACTCCAACTAGAATCTACCCCACATTTGGCTGAATTACAAAAGAAGATTGCTGGGGCATGGACAGAAATAAATCCACATGGACTGGCAAGACATCAAGCCCCAATAGTACCTCAGTTGACTACTACCACAACCCTAATACAACAGAACTATTAAGATACAAGTCTTACATATAGCATTTATAAAAGATGGTAAGGGACATTGTCAGGTGGTATACACGTTGTATCCAAACAACCACTGGGACACAATCCAAGGTACCCATGAAGAGTCAGAACTTGAGGCAAAATACCTGGAGAATACTGGGAGATGGGCTTTACTGAAATAAAATCAGGCCAAAATGGGTATAAGTACATCCTTATATTTGCAGATACCTTCCCAGGTGGGTTAAAGGTTTCTGCTACCAGATGGGAAATAGCACAGGTTACTATAAAGAAGCCATTAAAGGAATTAGTCCCACAATTTAGCATTCCATTGGTAATGTGGTCCAAGAAAGGCCCAGCTTTCATAACTTGAATTTCTCAATTACTGGCTACAGTTTTAGAAATAACATAGTATACTTTACCTATAGACCTCAGAGCTCAGGGCAAATAGAAAGGATGACCCAAGCCTGAAGGAAACCCTAACCAAGCTAACAATATAGATCAGTGAAGGTTGGGTGAGCTTTCTTACTCTTGTCCTCTTATGGCCTGATTTGTACTCCTTATAGAGAGGggattttctccttttctaattCTTTTCAGGAGACCTTTTCCTCTCCTATCGAGACTATGAGATGTACAATCAGATGAAATTTCTATTTGCTTTAGATTCTGCAACCGGTTCTTCAGCATGTCAAGAAAACTGTGAGAAGGACCCAGTAAAGAGACTGACCTAACTTCCCACCCTTAGCAGGTGAGTGATGCTGTCTTGGTTAGAACACATCATCCAAAGACACTTGATTATCTTCAGAAGAAACCATATCTGAGGGTTCTCACCATACCCACCACTATTAAGGCTGCTGGGATCACTCCCTGGATTCATCATACCCAGCACAAGTGGGCAACAGACACTCCTGACCTGTGGACTAACACTCATTTGGAGGATCCTTTAAAGGTAAACTCACCCAACTGCACAATTTctagataaaacagaaaaaaatgtcttagTACTATTAAACTTGGATCTGCATTCTACTACATCTCTGTCTTGATTGCCAATTCTaggacaaaaaaaatagaaagagagaatgagagaaaagaaagagggagagaaacaaagaaacaaagagaaaatccCCCATGTTAGGAcagcatttatattcaaataCTACTGACTTGTCTTTAAGAGGTTTTAAATGCTTAAAGTATTTTAGGCACTTGTCGTATTCCTGTTTGTAAACCCATTCAGGATATTGCTAACCTAACCATATTTAACCCTTCAAAAGGCACCCCTAAGCCTACCAGTTATAAAGATTCTTACAATTGGGGGAGAGTTTCTTATGACGAAGAAGTAGATGCAATAGAATTCCATACTCCCTGACACATGTACTAAAATATAAAACCTAGAAATTCTTACACATACCCAAGGGACAAATAAGTTGCTCCCACACTGAGGTCATCCTTAACAGGACAGGCTATATTCCTTTGCCtgaaggatgttttttttttacatgaacaATATTATAATCATATTCCTGCTAACTTGTCTCACAATACCCATTGATACTTAAGCaaactgtttattattttcttgacaGTCCAGGAAGAGAGAAGTCCAATAAGACAACAATGTCAGAGATAGAGTCCCTGACTGGAGACTATGATGATTATATTGTCCTCCTCTCAAAGCCTAAAGTTTTGGCCATCATGTTCTCTGTAATAAGCCTCCCCATTATGGCTGCATACAATGATGGCAGCTTAGCTGGATGGCCTTTAAAATAGCTAAAGGTTTAAACTATATGTCCAGAGCTATTAGCTTATTAACAGGCTATAATAGATAACAGGGCCACTATTGACTATCTAATGTTACTGCACCATCAAGGATGCCAAGAAGTTAGGAAAATGTGTTGTTTAATCTTCCTGTCTGCAATGTTACCTCATTACTTCTCTTAGCAGTGGGTCAGTCAAACTCAACTTCCTcccttgagttttgttttggaCTATTCCAAGGACTTGTCTGGAGGGGTTGGAGGTGTGCTTGATAAGGACATGGCAGGATTTGGGGTACCTGACAGAGAACCTGAAGTTGATCATTGTGGTGGCCCCTATAAGGAGGCTGAcaatctgttttgttgttgttgttgttgttgtttttgctgggTACTGACTACCACACAGGCACTCTGTTCCTGCAACCTGCCCTGGTACATAGCTGCTGTGCTCCCCAGTCCTTTACTTCCTAAGCCAAATTCTTCACTGTGGACCAAGGTCCTTGCAGCCAGTTACTTCCCCTTAACCCTTTCCTTTCTGACACTGCCTAGGAAaatttatgcttttgtttccacaaaaaaaGTGTGGTTTTTCTTCATTCAGATCCAACGGGTTATAAATATTGTCATCATTTAGAGGGGTTGATTACAAATTATCATTGGTTAGGGTAAGAAGAAAAACTGCTACAGGTTTTTATGTGATGATTCAAATTTAGAGTTATTTCAGTTAtggtatatgtatgtttctgttcttgtttaaagtGTTATAGGCATACAATATTCTAGACTACTAAAGGAAACCACAAGAAAGAGTTTGATAAAAGTTTTCACATTGTCTAAAAAAATGCaggagattaaaaagaaaagaaaagaaaagaaaagaaaagaaaagaaaagaaaaggtctaAAGTAAAAATGTCTGGCAAATCAGAGGAACTCAGATTTAAAAAAACTGAGGAGTATGGTAAGTTGTAAAAGGTTAGAGGAGGTATGAGATTTGATCATGTTATGCTaattttgcttagtttttttcattaaaaacaaagctaatGATTCACTCTTAAAATGTTTGTGTTGGGAATGGTGTCATACTctttaaaggagagagggggagagatgaCTGCCTACTGTACCCCTATACCCTGTCTTTCCTTCTCCAAACAACTTGGAAGAGGAGTTCTTTTGTATCCCATTACATTACCCCCAGGCACCCCAGGATGAGAGGTCCTGgagggcagagggggaggggTCGAGGGGgaccccacatatacacacattagcATTCTCAGAGGGAGGAGCTCTCAACCTGGGCTGACTCCATGGCCCTTCTATTGTGTGCTGTGGGCCAACCTGATGTTGAGGGCAGGCAGCAACTAGTCCATTGGCCTCTTGCCACTAACAACCTTTATAATTAGAAATTACAAAATCCCAAGTTTTCTAAAAATCCTTTAAGGATAGTTGACCTGTTGGATTTTGTCCTTTTCACTCACCAGACCACATAAGATGATTGTTTCCAACTGCTCCAGGTCCTCTTCACTACTGAAGAAAGATCAGAACAGAGGCTTGGAAATTGGTTCCAGGCCCAGATGGAAGGCTGGCCACCAATGCAGACGTCATAAATGTTGGGGTTCCTGTGACATGACCCAATTGGGATTTCAACAGGCCCACATCCATTTTGTTTATAGGCCCCCCAAATCAAAAACACACAGATCTGCTCCAAAATTGgctcaaaaaaaatcccaagcatGGGCAGAAACAGCTAAAGGCGAGGGCAACACCAATGCATGTCAAACAATACGCAATGCCCAGAGAGGCCAAGCAGGGGATCACTCCCCATATTAAATGCCTCAGAGACCTGGGTTTCTTGGTCCCTTGCCATTTGGCCTGGAACACGCCCCTATTTATGTGGATGACTGCCTAATAGCAGCTGACACCTTAAACACCTGCCAAGCTGCCACTAAGGGGCTGCTTAAAACTTTGGGAGACTTAGGGTATCGTGTATCAGCAAAAAAGGCTCAACTCAGCCAGACTATGGTAACTTACCTGGGGTACATACACAAAGGGGGCAAAAGGTGGTTgtcaaaagcaaggaaagagaccaTCCTGAGGATCTTCCGACCCAACAACTGTCCAAGGTGAGAAAATTCCTAGGATCTGCTGGGTTCTGTAGGCTCTGGATTCCTGGATTTGCTAAACTAGCTTGGCCTCTGTATGAGGCCACAAGGGGAGGGAAAAGATTCCCCTCGCTTGAATCCCACAGATAAAAAAGGCCATCAATAAAATTAAGGTGGTTCTACTAAACATGCCTGCTTCGACACTACCAGATGTCACCAAACCCTTCCAGATGTATATGGataagaagaaggaaatggacaACGGGGTATTGATGCAAACCCTGGGTCCACGAAAAAGGCCTCCTTGCCACCAAATAATTGCAGCAACAGCTTTACAAGTTAAAGACTCACACAAGCTAACTTTGGGGCAAACTCTGAGAGTGACCACCACCCATGCTGTCGAAGGGGTACTTAAACATCCTCCTGATAGATGGCTCACTAACTCTCGGCTGACTCTTATTATTAGTATCAGGCTTTGCTCTTGAACCCACCCAGGATCCAATTCACCCAGAACAGTGCCTCTGCACACTGCCACTCTGCTCCCAGCCTCTCCACAATTGTCTGGACATCCTGAGCTATCTCCACAGGATCAGGCCAGACCTCAAGGATGTCCCTTTGTTAAGGGCTGAGGTAACATGTTATACAGATGGCAGTAGCTTCGTCAAAGATGGTATCTGGCGGGCAACTGAGAAAGAATTCATATGGACATCAGCCCAGAGGGTGGAGCTGATAGCTCTAATAAAGGTACTGcagttggaaaagaaaaaaaaaagaatatctataTCAATAGCTTGTATGCACTTGCCAAGATACATGTCCATGGTGCCATCTGCAGGGAAGGGGATTGttgactaaaacaaaaaaatggttaTTAAAGAATAACGAGCAGAGTTTAGACCTCTTACAGGCCATATGGCAGCACCAAGAGATAGCTGTCATACACTGCCCTGAGCGCCAAAAAGGAGAGGATCCAATTTCGAGGGGAAGCAGCTGTGCAGACAAGGCAACAAAGGAGGCTGCCCTCCAGACAGCAGCCATCCTGGGGCCACACCAAAGATAACACCTACATTGCCAAAATTTCTAGGTTACACTGACCAAGTGCTTCAAAAAATCCACTCATGTACGAACACTTAAAAGGAGGAAGGATGGTTCAGGACCCTGGATGAACGAATCATCCTCCCATCAGACTTTGTCACTCAACTAGTCCGACAAATACACCAAGGGACTCACttggaagaaacaaaaatgcaggacctcttaaaaagaACACATctggctgggcagtagtggcgcacacctttaatcccagcactcaggaggcagaggcaggcggatctctgtgagttcaaggccagcctggtctacaagagctagttccaggacaggctccaaagctacagagaaaccctgtttcaaaaaaaaaaaaaaggagcacgTCTTAAGGTCTTTGATCTTAAGGCCAAAACAGCAGAAGCTGTAGGCTAATGTCCACAtgccattttgaaaaaaaaaaaaaatggagtcatACTTCACAGCGGTAAAGCCAGACCTGTATGGCTATAAATATTTGCTAGTTTTTATAGATACCTTTTCAGGATAGACCGAAACTTTCCCAACTAAGCACGAGACTGCTGCCAGGGTGGTCAAGAAGCTACTAGAAAAGATTATCCTGAGGTTTGGTCTCCTTGTGCTCTTGGGCTCAGATAATGGACCTGCATTCATCTCTCAGGTAACACAAAGGCTGGTTAAGGCTGTGGGGACCAACTAAAAACTTCATTGTGCTCCCCAAATTCAGGGCAGGTAAATGGGATAAACCAAACCCTAAAGGGGACCTTAACCAAATTAAGCCGAGACTGGCGGTGACTGGGTGTCTCTCCTCCCCTTTGCTCTCTACTGGGTTTACAATTCTCCTTATATTTTAGGCCTGATCCCATTTGAGATCATATATGTCAGGTCACCATCCTTCTCCCTAATCTTAGGACAGAATTACTGGCTGAATTTGATGACCAAAGATTGCTTTCCTCCATACAAGTTCTAAGGCAGTTGCAGAAACaactctggcctcagcctcaaaCAGTCTGTGAGAAGACACTGCCTCCTGTACCCCACGGATTCCAGCCTGGAGACCTGGTGATCATCCCATTCTCTCCACAGTCCAGATGATGGTTCTGAGACAGCAATACAAGCCTGCAGATTGGAACAATACATCTCTAGGATTTGAGATGACCCACTctcaaagggaaaataaaagagcTTGGAGTGGCGGGGCGGTGCATGCAGATCAGGTTCTTCTAGTAACAAAAACCTAAGCCTTAGTACCAGTTCACTGAAACGGAAGAGAGCTAAAcagtcccccccaaaaaacaaaacaaaacaaaacaacaaaaaacctacagTATTCTTATAGCTCAGCAGACACCCCATGACCCCCTTCTGCAGGCTCAGCAAGCCCCAAAAGCCCCTTTGCTGGCTCAGCAGGTGCCCCCAGTTTACTGATAACTAAAGATAGCTTTCCCTACCCTGCTGCTGGAAGGTCCCTAGCCACTAGGATCtcccaccaatcagcccccaCACTAATCTTTCCGCCACCAATCAGTCACAGATTTAATACCTCCtccctggaattcccctaactATGCTTACACGgagattataattataaaagaagatATAATCTGGGGGTCGCCATATACCAACCCAACGTTAAAATAAAGCACTCTTGTTATTGTATACATGGGCTGTTTGTCTTCTTTGGGGGGCCTCTCTCGCACCCTAACATGAACACCATCTATTGTTTCTCAGTGGTTCCTGCCTCCACTCTTGTATAACTCAGAGGAACATTGTTTTATTAACTATTTTGTAAATGAGTTTTTCAATAGctctagaaacatttttaaaggtggGAAAGAATCCCACTTCATCCCATTTTTGAAGTGTAAACAACTTGTGAAGTGGCTAAATCATTAGCTGGTTTATTTCTGGTTTAACCAGAAAAGATCAGGATACTGGATCAGGAGAGGTTGTGACTGTtttggggtcaccataacattcTGTAGAGGTGGCTAGCTTTACATTCTACAACAAAGCATATTAAACCACAATTTGGAGTCTTAGTTGTGTATTTGTTTCTGGAACATTTTCAGTTAGATCTGGTCTCATGTTTCTAGTCGAActgtttagttaaaaaaaataaacaaaaaaaaacccaaagaaacaaataacagtCCTCTCAGAACTTTAAATGTTTCTGTCATGGCAGTCCATTTTCCTAAAACTTGTGAACTATGGAACTTTTGAGTATATACAGTGTGTGGCATAAATCTATGAATCAGTGGAATGAAGGATTATGAGATTTGATTGTTATGTGAGGTCGTAGGAAAAATTTGTCAAGTTGTAGGCTGGAACATCACTGGAGTAAGTTCAAAGAGAAACAACACATGGCTCTTTAGGGTATGTGAACACAATGTATGATTTCAGAGTTTAGGTACATGTTTCAGAATTGAAATGTCAGTATACTCTGCTCTTCAACCAATAAAAACTCCGTTGTGAAAGAGTGAAAATATGTAGGGATCATAATAGGAGCATTTTGATTTGAATCATTGCTACCCATCCACTGGGATTACTTTTCTAAATTAATGTCTAAATTTAGATGCCACAGAGTATACAACATTTGAAATTGCAATAAAATTAACAATcagaaaattttcttaataaaaacaccttaaaatgttttctgtctaATGCCACAAAaaaacttgctttttttcttcattgggaAGAGATTACCTTTCATTCTCATGCACAATGAGACCTCCTAGAATCGTCCACTGCATGGGCAGACGCTAGAACTATTTAGTCTGAAGACTCCCCAAGACTGGATGTTTAACTACTGTTTAGGTAGAGCATCTACCTTAAAAAAAGAGATCTGATTCACTGTGATTAAATTTCACAGGcattctttaatataaaaaacaaatgcaAGTGTACATCTCTTAAGCTTGCAAAAAGAAACAGTAAACCACAAATGTACAACTTTCACTCTTGtccattttcaaatattttactccCAATTTTGCTATCTCCAAGATTCTTCCTCTATTAATGCCATGTTACCTTGACATAGCAACACCAAAGTTACATGCAAAATTCCAATTTGTATTTGTAAATGTGAACATTCAACTTGACCAACAGCAGTAAAGGAATGGGCTACAAAAATTATCTGTATACATTCTAACCCCAAGTTAAGACC is a window of Arvicola amphibius chromosome X, mArvAmp1.2, whole genome shotgun sequence DNA encoding:
- the LOC119804225 gene encoding LOW QUALITY PROTEIN: melanoma-associated antigen B3-like (The sequence of the model RefSeq protein was modified relative to this genomic sequence to represent the inferred CDS: inserted 2 bases in 1 codon; substituted 1 base at 1 genomic stop codon) produces the protein MPRDQKSKLQGQEKCHETEGRIQDLQSAQAPATEEEGFPSPPSPYMRVITHTKLACRLXQRALSTIEFNIGSPTRANEGDNYRIKRKQHSSQASASTVKRPQSSLIRTVLMVVKYMMHMYKMKRPILKVDMMKMITKKHRKRFFEILIQASFNIEVVFGVDLKEVDSTKHSYILVSKMDLPYNGTVSRGRGFPKTSLLMNLLGMISLRGNCATEEKIWEFLNKMKIYDGKKHFIFGEPRKLITQDLVKLKYLEYRQVPNSHPASYEFLWGPRSHAETSKMKILEFXAKINHTVPSAFESWYDEALKDEEEKAGAAVVHGDTLIHSN